The proteins below come from a single Plantactinospora sp. KBS50 genomic window:
- a CDS encoding APC family permease codes for MVHLVFFTVAASAPLTVLGGGITTTFLVTGNKGTPISFVVLAAVLAFFAVGYAAMSRYVSNAGAFYSYLANGLGRAAGVSGSFIALVAYNTINFGLYGLFGAIFGDFLNTKFGVDAPWWVWGLGALVLVGLLGILRVDLNATVLAVLLIAEILAVCVFDIISFTHPAGGAVDFAGLSVGNLFGSGVGAVLALGIAAFAGFESAAIYSEEVRDPRRTVARATYIAVAFTGLFYALSAWALSVIYGPSEVQGVINEQGPGAVFGPLAQYASPMLADVANVLFITSVFAALLSFHNGVARYLFALGRERVLPEFLGRTSVRSASPIAGSLTQTFLAFVVVVLFVITGRDPVEDLFTWMSGTSAVGLVLLMTLTSASVVGFFRRRPSEEGVWRTLIAPSLATVLLAGVLTILVWNFNALLSPSNPSYLRWVLPGLEGLAAIIGLIWGAALRSARPEVYEGIGRSATQTNIEEQDEYVPVGV; via the coding sequence GTGGTTCACCTAGTCTTCTTCACGGTCGCCGCATCCGCGCCCCTCACCGTTCTCGGCGGTGGTATCACCACCACCTTCCTGGTGACCGGCAACAAGGGCACGCCCATCTCGTTCGTGGTCCTGGCCGCCGTGCTGGCGTTCTTCGCCGTCGGTTATGCCGCGATGAGCCGGTACGTCTCCAATGCGGGTGCCTTCTACTCATACCTGGCAAACGGTCTCGGCCGCGCCGCGGGCGTCTCCGGCTCGTTCATCGCGCTGGTCGCCTACAACACGATCAACTTCGGCCTGTACGGCCTCTTCGGCGCCATCTTCGGTGACTTCCTCAACACCAAGTTCGGCGTCGACGCACCCTGGTGGGTGTGGGGCCTCGGCGCCCTGGTCCTGGTCGGCCTGCTCGGCATCCTCCGGGTCGACCTGAACGCGACCGTGCTGGCCGTGCTGCTGATCGCCGAGATCCTCGCGGTCTGCGTGTTCGACATCATCTCCTTCACCCACCCGGCCGGCGGCGCGGTCGACTTCGCCGGACTGAGCGTGGGCAACCTGTTCGGCTCCGGCGTGGGCGCCGTGCTCGCGCTCGGCATCGCGGCGTTCGCCGGCTTCGAGTCCGCGGCCATCTACAGCGAGGAGGTCCGCGACCCGCGTCGTACGGTCGCCCGGGCCACCTACATCGCGGTGGCCTTCACCGGTCTGTTCTACGCGCTCTCCGCCTGGGCACTCAGCGTGATCTACGGCCCGAGCGAGGTGCAGGGCGTGATCAACGAGCAGGGTCCGGGGGCGGTCTTCGGCCCGCTGGCCCAGTACGCCAGCCCGATGCTCGCCGACGTGGCCAACGTGCTCTTCATCACCAGCGTCTTCGCGGCGCTGCTGTCGTTCCACAACGGCGTCGCCCGCTACCTGTTCGCGCTCGGCCGCGAGCGGGTGCTGCCCGAGTTCCTGGGTCGCACCAGCGTCCGGTCCGCCTCGCCGATCGCCGGCTCGCTGACCCAGACCTTCCTCGCGTTCGTCGTGGTCGTGCTGTTCGTGATCACCGGCCGCGACCCGGTCGAGGACCTCTTCACCTGGATGAGCGGGACCTCGGCGGTCGGCCTGGTGCTGCTGATGACGCTCACCTCGGCCTCGGTCGTCGGCTTCTTCCGCCGCCGGCCCTCCGAGGAGGGGGTCTGGCGGACGCTCATCGCGCCCAGCCTGGCCACGGTGCTGCTGGCCGGTGTGCTCACCATCCTGGTGTGGAACTTCAACGCGCTGCTGTCCCCGAGCAACCCGAGCTACCTGCGCTGGGTGCTGCCCGGCCTGGAGGGTCTGGCCGCGATCATCGGTCTGATCTGGGGCGCGGCGCTGCGTTCGGCCCGGCCCGAGGTCTACGAGGGCATCGGCCGCAGTGCCACCCAGACGAACATCGAGGAGCAGGACGAGTACGTTCCGGTCGGGGTCTGA